A genomic window from Halorubrum trapanicum includes:
- a CDS encoding deoxyribonuclease IV, whose product MSLKVGAHVSIAGGVDNAVENQVEVGGNCGQIFTHSPQVWQDPNIGDEEAERFREGTERDMEGPWVIHTSYLVNLCTPKEGLREKSLDSMQKEVDAADKLGIPYVNVHLGAHTGAGVEGGLDNAASVIDDLDVPEGVTVLIESDAGAGTKLGGEFEHLAGIIDRTETEIDVCVDTAHAFAAGYDLSTPEAVDQTIGEFDDVVGLEHLEYVHLNDSKHECGTNKDEHAHIGEGHIGEAGMERFLNHPDLTDVPLALETPTEDGKSFAWNIDRVRGLRRD is encoded by the coding sequence ATGAGTCTCAAGGTCGGCGCGCACGTCTCCATCGCCGGCGGCGTGGACAACGCCGTGGAAAATCAGGTCGAGGTCGGCGGCAACTGCGGACAGATATTCACCCACTCGCCGCAGGTGTGGCAGGATCCGAACATCGGCGACGAGGAGGCCGAGCGGTTCCGCGAGGGCACCGAACGCGACATGGAAGGGCCGTGGGTGATCCACACCTCCTACCTCGTGAACCTCTGTACGCCGAAGGAGGGGCTCCGCGAGAAGTCGCTCGACTCGATGCAAAAGGAGGTCGACGCGGCCGACAAGCTGGGAATCCCGTACGTCAACGTCCACCTCGGCGCGCACACGGGCGCCGGCGTCGAGGGCGGCCTCGACAACGCCGCGTCGGTGATCGACGACCTCGACGTGCCCGAGGGCGTGACGGTCCTGATCGAGAGCGACGCGGGCGCGGGGACGAAGCTCGGCGGGGAGTTCGAGCACCTCGCGGGGATCATCGACCGCACGGAGACGGAGATCGACGTCTGCGTCGACACGGCCCACGCGTTCGCGGCGGGCTACGACCTCTCGACGCCCGAGGCGGTCGATCAGACGATCGGGGAGTTCGACGACGTGGTCGGGTTGGAACACCTGGAGTACGTCCACCTCAACGACTCGAAACACGAGTGCGGCACCAACAAGGACGAGCACGCCCACATCGGCGAGGGGCACATCGGCGAGGCGGGGATGGAGCGCTTCCTCAACCATCCCGACCTGACGGACGTGCCGCTCGCGCTGGAGACGCCGACCGAGGACGGGAAGAGCTTCGCGTGGAACATCGATCGAGTGCGCGGACTCCGCCGCGACTGA
- a CDS encoding class I SAM-dependent methyltransferase, which translates to MRRFSAEYLEHTRRGMWEDGRDALADLKLASREHVLDVGCGTGELTRVLAAEADGAGEPDANVIGVDADPELLSVAREAERGTDAGARIDYLAGDATRLPVGDDAVDLAVCQALLINLPDPAAAVRDLARVSSDLIAAVEPDNADVRVASTVDAEERLEREAREAYVDGVDTDVALGDRVREAFDAAGLVDVRTRRYVHEKRTEPPYAEAALRSAARKASGAGLADHREELVAATSEAAYDDLRGRWREMGREVAAAIDGGEYERVEYVPFDVTVGRVK; encoded by the coding sequence GTGCGACGCTTTTCAGCCGAGTACCTCGAACACACCCGCCGCGGGATGTGGGAGGACGGCCGCGACGCGCTCGCTGACCTGAAGCTGGCGAGCCGCGAGCACGTCCTCGACGTCGGCTGCGGCACCGGGGAGCTGACCCGCGTGCTGGCCGCGGAGGCGGACGGGGCGGGCGAGCCGGACGCGAACGTGATCGGCGTCGACGCCGACCCGGAGCTCCTCTCGGTCGCTCGTGAAGCTGAACGGGGGACGGACGCCGGCGCGCGGATCGATTACCTCGCGGGCGACGCGACGCGGCTCCCGGTCGGCGACGACGCGGTCGACCTCGCGGTCTGTCAGGCCCTGCTGATCAACCTCCCGGACCCGGCCGCAGCGGTCCGCGACCTCGCCCGCGTTTCTTCGGACCTCATCGCAGCTGTCGAGCCGGACAACGCCGACGTGCGGGTGGCCTCGACGGTCGACGCGGAAGAGCGGCTGGAGCGCGAGGCCCGTGAGGCGTACGTCGACGGGGTGGATACCGACGTCGCGCTCGGCGACCGCGTGCGCGAGGCGTTCGACGCGGCCGGGCTGGTCGACGTGCGGACGCGGCGGTACGTCCACGAGAAGCGGACGGAGCCGCCGTACGCGGAGGCCGCGCTGCGGTCGGCGGCGCGGAAGGCCTCCGGCGCGGGGCTGGCCGACCATCGGGAGGAGCTGGTGGCGGCGACCTCGGAGGCGGCCTACGACGACCTCCGCGGGCGCTGGCGCGAGATGGGTCGGGAGGTTGCGGCGGCGATCGACGGCGGCGAGTACGAGCGCGTCGAGTACGTCCCCTTCGACGTGACCGTCGGGCGAGTGAAGTGA
- a CDS encoding helix-hairpin-helix domain-containing protein, producing the protein MSRNDEVATRLEEFADLLEATGVEYKPTAYRRAAENVRDHPAPIEGLAADGEDAVAEIDRVGDAIAAKIVEYVETGEIEELTELREELPVDMAGLTAVEGVGPKTVGSLYDALGVSDLDELEAAAEAGEIREVSGFGAKTEQNILDNIPFAREARERTRLGDARPLADDALAYLAALDPVESAEVCGSIRRWKPTIGDVDLLVASEAREPIVEAFTDWDAADATIEAGTGKASVRADGTRVDLRIVDPDEFGAALQYFTGSRAHNVAVRNRAIDRGLKLNEYGLFDVSDLDEEGDGGSDGDDGPAAGDAEEPDATRAGERVAGEDEAEVYRALDMEPVPPELREDRGEVEAAAEDRLPLLVGEGDLRGDLHTHTDWSDGSFSVVEMARAAAERGYDYHVVTDHATGPGMVGGVGLDESDIEEQAAAIAEARDEVEIPILHGIEANIGADGGLATDDETLAALDLVVASPHAALGQDRDAATERLVSAVEHPHVDVLGHPTGRLINERPGLDPDVEAVAEAAAANGTAVEVNANPARLDADGEFVRAAIEAGATIAVNTDAHAPRELDNARYGVHTARRGWAETSNVLNARSLNGLRSFIL; encoded by the coding sequence ATGAGCCGGAACGACGAGGTCGCGACGCGGCTGGAGGAGTTCGCCGACCTCCTCGAGGCGACGGGCGTCGAGTACAAGCCGACCGCCTACCGACGGGCGGCCGAGAACGTCCGCGACCACCCCGCGCCGATCGAGGGGCTCGCGGCCGACGGCGAGGACGCGGTCGCCGAGATCGACCGCGTCGGCGACGCCATCGCCGCGAAGATCGTCGAGTACGTGGAGACCGGGGAGATCGAGGAGCTGACCGAGCTGCGCGAGGAACTCCCGGTCGACATGGCGGGGCTGACCGCGGTGGAGGGCGTCGGCCCGAAGACGGTCGGGTCGCTGTACGACGCGCTCGGGGTCTCCGACCTCGACGAGCTGGAGGCCGCCGCGGAGGCGGGCGAGATTCGGGAGGTGTCGGGCTTCGGCGCGAAGACCGAACAGAACATCCTCGACAACATTCCGTTCGCCCGAGAGGCCCGCGAGCGCACCCGCCTCGGCGACGCCCGGCCGCTCGCGGACGACGCGCTCGCGTACCTCGCCGCGCTCGACCCCGTCGAGTCCGCCGAGGTGTGCGGGTCGATCCGGCGGTGGAAACCCACGATCGGCGACGTCGACCTGCTCGTCGCCAGCGAGGCGCGCGAGCCGATCGTTGAGGCGTTCACCGACTGGGACGCCGCGGACGCGACGATCGAGGCGGGCACCGGGAAGGCGAGCGTCCGCGCCGACGGCACCCGCGTCGACCTCCGGATCGTCGACCCCGACGAGTTCGGCGCCGCGCTCCAGTACTTCACCGGCTCGCGGGCCCACAACGTCGCCGTCCGCAACCGGGCGATCGACCGCGGGCTCAAGCTGAACGAGTACGGGCTCTTCGACGTGAGCGACCTCGACGAGGAGGGCGACGGCGGCTCGGACGGCGACGACGGTCCGGCCGCCGGCGACGCGGAGGAGCCGGACGCCACTCGCGCCGGCGAGCGCGTCGCCGGCGAGGACGAGGCCGAGGTGTACCGCGCGCTCGACATGGAGCCGGTCCCGCCCGAACTGCGCGAGGACCGCGGCGAGGTCGAGGCGGCCGCCGAGGACCGGCTCCCGCTCCTCGTCGGCGAGGGCGACCTCCGCGGCGACCTCCACACGCACACCGACTGGTCCGACGGCTCCTTCTCCGTCGTCGAGATGGCCCGGGCGGCCGCGGAGCGCGGCTACGACTACCACGTCGTCACCGACCACGCGACCGGGCCGGGGATGGTCGGCGGGGTCGGCCTCGACGAGTCCGACATCGAGGAGCAGGCCGCGGCGATAGCCGAGGCGCGCGACGAGGTCGAGATCCCGATCCTCCACGGGATCGAGGCCAACATCGGCGCCGACGGCGGCCTCGCGACCGACGACGAGACGCTCGCGGCGCTCGACCTCGTCGTCGCGTCGCCCCACGCCGCGCTCGGCCAGGACCGCGACGCGGCCACCGAGCGGCTGGTCAGCGCGGTCGAACACCCGCACGTCGACGTGCTGGGCCACCCGACCGGCCGCCTCATCAACGAGCGGCCGGGGCTCGACCCGGACGTGGAGGCGGTCGCCGAGGCCGCCGCCGCGAACGGGACCGCGGTCGAGGTGAACGCGAATCCCGCGCGGCTCGACGCCGACGGCGAGTTCGTCCGGGCTGCGATCGAAGCGGGGGCGACGATCGCCGTCAACACCGACGCGCACGCCCCGCGAGAGCTCGATAACGCCCGGTACGGGGTTCACACGGCCCGGCGGGGCTGGGCCGAGACGTCGAACGTGCTCAACGCGCGCTCGCTCAACGGCCTCCGGTCGTTCATCCTGTAG
- a CDS encoding DUF2237 family protein, translating into MSIDDADGEPGDRNVFGGELAPCGGEPTTGYLRDGRCRDVDGDVGEHTLCAVVTADFLRYSRDRGNDLITPRPEFDFPGLEPGDRWCLCVGRWVEAAEAGAAPPVVLEATNESVLRAVDADRLREHEFDPETFEPGSLD; encoded by the coding sequence ATGTCGATCGACGACGCCGACGGCGAGCCCGGGGACCGAAACGTGTTCGGCGGCGAACTCGCGCCCTGCGGCGGCGAGCCGACGACCGGCTACCTCCGCGACGGGCGCTGCCGCGACGTCGACGGCGACGTCGGCGAGCACACGCTCTGTGCGGTCGTGACGGCCGATTTCCTGCGGTACAGCCGGGACCGGGGCAACGACCTGATAACCCCCCGCCCCGAGTTCGACTTCCCCGGGCTGGAGCCGGGCGACCGCTGGTGCCTCTGCGTCGGCCGGTGGGTCGAGGCGGCCGAGGCGGGCGCCGCGCCGCCGGTCGTCCTCGAAGCGACGAACGAGTCCGTGTTGCGGGCCGTCGACGCCGACCGCCTCCGAGAGCACGAGTTCGACCCCGAGACGTTCGAGCCCGGGAGCCTCGACTGA
- a CDS encoding MFS transporter, producing the protein MTRDRIGEYDALVLVSLVWFLGKFVRYLFPPLFESIQGAYGVSNATVGTAFTGFMLVYALLQFPSGAVADRLGPVRVIVAGALVAGAGSLAVVFDAPFAALVAAMLVIGAGTGVHKTVSVRLIARVYPARTGRMLGAHDTLGAMGGVAAPAVVVAVLSAPPALAAVLARLPGADWRAPFLLTGVLAVGLAAATAVRLSGSPAAAGSTEGDGPDPDTREYLRLFRNPRFSAFVLVAVGFSFAHNGLVAFLPLYLSEAADLATSTANLLYSLVFAVTFVQLVTGDLSDRVGRFPVMVGTLGLAAAALVALVSLPSLGLGAVAAAVVVALFGLGSHGFQPVRSAYLMELLPERLAGGGLGVVRTLLMGAGALAPSAVGIVADAVGFRPAFALLAGSMGLAAVVAAGLWLTE; encoded by the coding sequence ATGACCCGAGACCGGATCGGCGAGTACGACGCCTTGGTCCTCGTCTCGCTCGTCTGGTTCCTCGGGAAGTTCGTCCGGTACCTCTTCCCGCCGCTGTTCGAGTCGATACAGGGCGCTTACGGCGTGAGCAACGCCACCGTCGGGACCGCCTTCACCGGCTTCATGCTCGTGTACGCCCTCCTCCAGTTCCCGAGCGGCGCGGTCGCGGACCGGCTCGGTCCGGTCCGGGTGATCGTCGCGGGCGCGCTCGTCGCCGGCGCGGGGTCGCTCGCGGTCGTCTTCGACGCGCCCTTCGCCGCGTTAGTCGCCGCGATGCTCGTCATCGGGGCCGGCACCGGCGTCCACAAGACCGTCTCGGTGCGGCTGATCGCCCGCGTCTACCCCGCCCGCACCGGGCGGATGCTCGGCGCGCACGACACGCTCGGCGCGATGGGCGGCGTCGCAGCACCCGCGGTCGTCGTCGCCGTCCTCTCCGCACCGCCCGCGCTCGCGGCCGTCCTCGCCCGGTTGCCCGGCGCCGACTGGCGCGCCCCGTTCCTCCTCACCGGCGTCCTCGCGGTCGGCCTCGCGGCCGCGACCGCGGTCCGGCTCTCCGGCTCGCCCGCGGCGGCCGGCTCGACCGAGGGGGACGGGCCCGACCCCGACACGCGCGAGTACCTCCGGCTGTTCCGGAACCCCCGGTTCTCGGCGTTCGTGCTGGTGGCCGTCGGGTTCTCGTTCGCGCACAACGGGCTCGTCGCGTTCCTCCCGCTGTACCTCTCGGAGGCCGCCGACCTCGCCACGTCGACCGCGAACCTCCTCTACTCGCTCGTGTTCGCGGTGACGTTCGTCCAGCTGGTCACCGGCGACCTCTCGGACCGCGTCGGGCGGTTCCCCGTGATGGTCGGCACGCTCGGGCTGGCGGCCGCGGCGCTCGTCGCGCTCGTCTCGCTCCCGAGCCTCGGGCTCGGCGCCGTCGCGGCCGCGGTCGTCGTCGCACTCTTCGGCCTCGGCTCGCACGGGTTCCAGCCGGTGCGCAGCGCCTACCTGATGGAGCTGCTCCCCGAGCGCCTCGCGGGCGGCGGGCTCGGCGTCGTCCGGACGCTGCTCATGGGCGCCGGCGCGCTCGCGCCGAGCGCGGTCGGCATCGTCGCCGATGCGGTCGGCTTCCGGCCGGCGTTCGCGCTGCTCGCCGGCTCGATGGGGCTGGCGGCGGTCGTCGCCGCCGGGCTCTGGCTGACGGAGTAA
- a CDS encoding signal recognition particle protein Srp54, which produces MVLDDLGTSLRSSLDKLQGKSRLSESDVEEIVKEIQRSLLSADVDVSLVMELSDSIKSRALEEEPPGGTTAKDHVLKIVYEEMVELVGDSTELPLENQTILLAGLQGSGKTTSAAKMAWWFSKKGLRPAVIQTDTFRPGAYDQAKQMSERAEVDFYGDPDADDPVQIARDGLEATEDADVHIVDTAGRHALEDDLIAEIEEIEGVVDPDRSLLVLDAAIGQGAKEQARQFEESIGIEGVVITKLDGTAKGGGALTAVNETDSSIAFLGTGETVQDIERFEPSGFISRLLGMGDLKQLSERVERAMQETQEEDEDWDPEDMLQGEFTLKDMKRQMDAMNKMGPLDQVMDMIPGLGGGMMDELPDDAMDVTQDRMRRFERIMDSMTEEELENPRVVGQSRTERIARGSGTDEETVRQLLEQHSMMEETIGQFQGMGEGDMQRMMKKMGGEGGGLGDMMGGGKGPF; this is translated from the coding sequence ATGGTACTCGACGACCTCGGCACGTCCCTGCGGAGCAGCCTCGACAAGCTCCAGGGGAAGTCCCGACTCTCCGAGAGCGACGTCGAGGAGATCGTCAAGGAGATCCAGCGCTCCCTCCTCTCCGCCGACGTCGACGTCTCCCTCGTGATGGAGCTGTCGGACTCGATCAAGTCTCGCGCGCTCGAAGAGGAGCCGCCGGGCGGCACCACCGCGAAGGACCACGTCCTCAAGATCGTCTACGAGGAGATGGTCGAGCTGGTCGGCGACTCCACCGAGCTCCCGCTGGAGAACCAGACGATCCTCCTCGCCGGCCTCCAAGGGTCGGGGAAGACCACCTCCGCGGCGAAGATGGCCTGGTGGTTCTCGAAGAAGGGGCTCCGCCCCGCCGTCATCCAGACCGACACCTTCCGCCCCGGCGCGTACGATCAGGCGAAGCAGATGTCCGAGCGCGCCGAAGTCGACTTCTACGGCGACCCCGACGCCGACGACCCGGTCCAGATCGCCCGCGACGGGCTCGAAGCGACCGAAGACGCCGACGTCCACATCGTCGACACGGCCGGGCGCCACGCGCTCGAAGACGACCTCATCGCCGAGATCGAAGAGATCGAGGGCGTCGTCGACCCCGACCGCTCGCTGCTCGTCCTCGACGCCGCGATCGGCCAGGGCGCCAAGGAGCAGGCCCGGCAGTTCGAGGAGTCGATCGGCATCGAGGGCGTCGTGATCACCAAGCTCGACGGGACCGCGAAGGGCGGGGGCGCGCTGACCGCGGTCAACGAGACCGACTCCTCGATCGCCTTCCTCGGGACCGGCGAGACCGTTCAGGACATCGAGCGGTTCGAGCCCTCGGGGTTCATCTCCCGGCTGCTCGGGATGGGCGACCTCAAGCAGCTCTCCGAGCGCGTCGAGCGCGCGATGCAGGAGACCCAGGAGGAGGACGAAGACTGGGATCCGGAGGACATGCTTCAGGGGGAGTTCACCCTGAAGGACATGAAGCGGCAGATGGACGCGATGAACAAGATGGGGCCGCTCGACCAGGTGATGGACATGATCCCCGGGCTCGGCGGCGGGATGATGGACGAGCTGCCCGACGACGCGATGGACGTCACCCAAGACCGGATGCGCCGCTTCGAGCGCATCATGGACTCGATGACCGAGGAGGAGCTGGAGAACCCCCGCGTCGTCGGCCAGTCGCGCACGGAGCGGATCGCCCGCGGCTCCGGTACCGACGAGGAGACGGTCCGCCAGCTCTTAGAGCAGCACTCGATGATGGAGGAGACGATCGGCCAGTTCCAGGGGATGGGCGAGGGCGACATGCAGCGCATGATGAAGAAGATGGGCGGCGAGGGCGGCGGCCTCGGCGACATGATGGGCGGCGGCAAGGGGCCGTTTTAA
- a CDS encoding DICT sensory domain-containing protein, protein MAESLRSFFDELETPDRHLVLLNRSSPDPVRNLLDSLLDGQPVSISEAGADSGADDDVVALVEDGSIVARSTLDELLESVLLINSDLYKTGGIDLDEVALPAVFEGLDEVPFRVRGYPTSNKEKLLLIIISRVIERIAAERGDGTLRASFQRLSRIDDERGTREVYERVAGTGVDVHVYGVGDADSLSGLPITVHTGTSYPYQRSWFVVFTPPDGGDGDHVALLALEDEPNVWDGFWTFRPELVTRIERYIAEEV, encoded by the coding sequence ATGGCCGAATCGCTCCGTTCGTTCTTCGACGAGCTCGAAACGCCGGACCGGCATCTCGTCCTCCTGAACCGGTCGTCGCCGGACCCGGTCCGGAACCTGCTCGACTCGCTGCTCGACGGCCAGCCCGTCTCGATCAGCGAGGCCGGGGCCGACTCCGGGGCGGACGACGACGTGGTCGCGCTCGTCGAGGACGGGTCGATCGTCGCGCGCTCGACCCTCGACGAGCTGCTCGAATCGGTGCTGCTCATCAACTCCGACCTGTACAAGACCGGCGGGATCGACCTCGACGAGGTCGCGCTCCCGGCCGTGTTCGAGGGACTCGACGAGGTGCCGTTTCGGGTCCGCGGCTACCCCACCTCGAACAAGGAAAAACTCCTCCTCATCATCATCTCGCGGGTGATAGAGCGGATCGCGGCCGAACGCGGGGACGGCACGCTTCGGGCCTCCTTCCAGCGGCTCTCGCGGATCGACGACGAGCGCGGTACCCGGGAGGTGTACGAGCGCGTCGCCGGGACCGGCGTCGACGTCCACGTGTACGGCGTCGGGGACGCTGACTCGCTCTCGGGGCTCCCGATCACCGTCCACACCGGGACCTCCTACCCGTATCAGCGGTCGTGGTTCGTCGTGTTCACGCCGCCGGACGGCGGCGACGGCGACCACGTCGCGCTGCTCGCGCTCGAAGACGAGCCGAACGTCTGGGACGGCTTCTGGACGTTCCGCCCGGAGCTCGTGACGCGGATCGAGCGGTACATCGCGGAGGAGGTCTGA